TGTCCCGCAGGTCGGACTCATCCTCGACCAGCAGAATGACTGGCGGGGCTCCCGCCGGGGTGGACATGGTGGGCGCTGCTTAAGCCAGCGAGCGGCGAAGAAACAGGGAACATCCGCCGGGTCCTACCCAGCGGATCCTCCGGGTCTCAGCGCTCCTCGAACATGGCCTGGAGGACACGCCAGGCGAGCTGGAGCTCGCGTCCGGAGCGGCGCGAGAGGAAGTCGCAGATCTCCGCGACATGATCGGGCCGCTCGCGCTCGAAGTTGTGGAACAGCGTCCTCAAGGACACGTTGAGCCCAGCCGAGAGCTTCGACAGCGTCTCGAGGGAGGGAGAGAACGAACCGCGCTCGATGCGCCGGATGGCGTCGACGGACAGTTCACTGCGCTCGGCGAGCATCTCCTGGGTGAGTCTCCGTGCGGTTCTGAGACGCCGCATGTGGTCGCCGAACCGGAGAGGCAGACGTCCCGCCCCGGCCAGCTTGTTCTTCTCGTTGTCCATACGCACCGCAAATAATTGGTGGGCTACCTCGCGGTGTGAAGTGCACATGTTCGGGGCTGGACCCTGCTTTTGCTCTGGGCCATGCAATGACCCCCGAACCGTCCAACTTCAGTCCTCGCCCAGGGAGGGAAATCGTTCAGCGGTACAATGGACGAGGAAGTCAACTGGGGGTGGAGCGCGAGGGCGGCCCGCTCAACCCCGCGCCCAGCACCAGCATCAGGGCCTGCGAGGCCTGCACGTGGAAGAGCGGATCGTGCAGCAGCGACAGCAGGCAGAAGAAGGCGAGCGCCCCGAGTGCGCCCAGGCCCTCGGGCCGCTTCAGCGGGAAGCGCCAGGCGAGCCAGCCCAGCAGCACCACGAAGAGGATGGCACCCGGCACGCCCGCCTCGGCGGCCATGCTGACGAACTGGTTGTGCGACTTGCCGACGTGATCGCGCGCCTGCTGCGGCATGTCCGGAGTGGCGTAGAGGCGGGCCTGGAAGCGTCCCGCGCCCACGCCGGTGATGGGATGCTGGCGCACCGCGCACAGGCCCGTCTCCAGCAGCGCCGTCCGGCTCCCCGAGCCCTTCTCCGTGGTGCTGTTGAGGAAGCGCTCGCGCAGCGGCTGGTTGAGGGCCAGCGCCAGCCCGGCCAGCCCCAGCACCGCCGCGCACGCGGGCAGGCCCACGCGCCTCGGCAGGCCGAGCACCACCACCAACCCCATCACCGCCACCAGGGCCACGCTGGCCGCCCGCGCGTACGGGAAGAGGCCCACGGCGACGAGCCCCACCACCGCCACGGTCAGCGCCATGGCGCGCCGACGGCCTTCCAGGTGCAGCCCCACGCCCAGCGCGAAGGCCACCGCCATGCCGCCGATGTGCGAGAACTTCAGCCGGTGGAACAGCAGTCCCCCGGCCATGAAGCGATCCTCCGTGCCGGGAACGATCTCGTAGACGCGATCGAACGGGAGGCGCGTCCACGCGAGCGGCGCCCAGGCCTCCGGCGACGGCCACACCCCGAAGTGCTGAAGCCCCGCCACCGCGCACGAGGCGAGGAACACTCCACCCAGCACCCACGCCAGGCGCACCCGCCGCGCCTCCGACAGGGCACCGAGCGCCACCGCCGCCACGGGGATGCCCACGAAGTCCAGCAGGCGCGCCACGCCCGTGCCTCTCGGTGGGTGTCCGGAGAGCAGCGGCGCCAGCAACGCCCACGCGAGGAAGGCCACCAGGGGCGCCCAGGCGCGCAACGCCCCGCGCACGGTGACGCCGCTCCGCCGGGCCACCACCAGCGCGCCCAGCGCGCACCCCGCGAGCCCCACCGCGGACAGGGCCTCCAGGAACAGGCACCCCACGCCCCACAAGGCCAGGAACACCAGGAGCCAGCGCTCGAGCGCCTCGGGCCGCACGTTCACGTGCCTGGCCTCCGCAGCAACCCCTCCCCCTGCATCCACAACAGGACCGCGGCCACCACCAGCAGCACGACCGGGAGCCACGCGGCCACCGGCGGAGGCATGCGCTCGGAGATCGCCAGCGTGCGGGTCACCACCATCAGACCCCACATCGTCACCGAGACGAGCAGCCCCTCGACGATGGCCACCGTCAGGTGCCCCTTGCGCCCCGGACGCAGCGCCAGCCCCACCGCCAGCAGCGCCGCGGGAAAGCCCGCCAACGGGTAGGCGAAGCGGTTGTGGAACGCGAGCGAGAACTGCCCCGTCTCCAGCCCCACCTCCCGGCGCGCCTGGATCTGCTCGCGCAGCACTGGCAGCCGCATCTGCTCGGGCCGGCCGGGGCGGATGCGGAAGGTGTCCGGGGTGACGCCCAGTTCGAACTCGGCTTCGTCCAACTGGCGCACCTGGGACTGGCCGTCCTTCGTGAAGGAGCGCTCCACCACGCCGCTCAGCTTCCAGCGGCTGCCCTCCATCGGGGACATCGTCTTCGCGTCCAGGCGCCTCGCCAGCCGGAAGTCCGGCGTCACCGTGAGGATCGCCACGTTGCTGAAGCCCTCTCGCGCACTGCCCTCGCGCAGGTAGAAGATGTTGTCCCCCCGGCGGAACCACTGCTTGGGGCTGTGGTACAGGCCCCAGTCACCCCAACGGTTGAACTTCTCGGTGGTGATCTGCTCCACGCGCCGGGCCGCCTTGACGACGACGAGCTCGTCGAAGGCGACGAGCCCCACGCAGGCCACCGCCACGCACAACGCCACGGGCAGATAGAGGGCGCCCGGTCCGAAGGTCAGGGCGCGCATCGCCGTCACCTCGCCCCGCTTGCGCAGGGAGGACACCGAGGCCCCCGCGGCCAGCAGCAGCGCCGCCGGCCCCACCTGCTGGATGGAGACCAGCGCCTTGTTGGCGTACAGCACCGTCACGTTCCAGACCCAGCCCTCGCCGGTGTAGTTGCGCGCCCGGTCCACGAAGTCCACGACGAGGAACACCGTCACCACCGCGGCGAGGATGCCCACCGCGAACTGGAGGTACGTGCGCGCCACGTAACGGAAGAGCGTCCGGTTCACCGCACCGTCCCCGAACGGTTGACGCGGTACATGGCCACCACGCCCGCCGCGCAGAAGAGGATGTTGGCGAGCTGGCCCGCCAGCGGCACCGGCAGCTTGCCCTGCTGTCCCATCTGCTCGAAGAGCCGCATGAGCAGGTAGAAGAGCACGTAGCCGCCCAGCGTGAAGAGGTAGCCCCACGCGCGTCCGCCCTGCCTCCGTCCAATGGCCAGCGGCGTTCCCAGCAGCGCGAAGGACAGCGGCGCGAGCGCGTGCCCCACGCGGTTGTGCAGCGCCATGAGGAAGGGCCGGGCGTCTCCCCCGGTGCGCTCGGCCTCGTCGGCGGCCTGGAGCAGCTCCACCGGCGTCAGCTCCTCCTTGGGCGAGCGGAAGCGGTTGCGGCGCCCCATGGAGCCCTCCACGCCCACGGCGATCTCTCCCTTCTGGAAGGTGACGACCGAGTAGGCCGAGGAGGTCTGGTTGGCCCGGTGCGCCTCGCCATCGCCGAGCACCAGCGTCAGCACCTGTCCGGAGGTGTTCGTGTTCACCTGCCCGTTGTGCGCGAGCATCAGCAGGGGCGAGGACGGCTCGCGGTCATCGTACAGCAACACGTTCGTCCACCGGCGCTCCTCGCCCTCCACCGTCTCGGCGTAGAGGGTGAGGTTGGACAGATCCTCGTAGAAGACGCCCGACTTCACGTCGCCCACCACGTTCTTCTTGATGATCTCCGCCACGAACCCCTTGACGCTGGTGAGCCCCCACGGCTCGGCGGTGGAGGTGAGCAGCAACATCAAGCCGGCCAGCACCGCGCCGATGGCCAGCGGCCCGGCGAGCAGCTGCACCGGACCGATGCCGAGCGCCTGCAGCGCGGTGAGCTCCCGGTCCTCCGACAGCCGGCCCAGCCCCAGGAGGATGGCCAGCAGGAAGGCGATGGGCAGCGCCATCATCAGGAAGTGCGGCGCGAGGTAGAGGAGGAGCTGCCCCATGTCCTGCAGCGTCACCGCGGACCCGAGGAGCACGTCCGTGCCCCGCAGGAACTGCATGACGAAGAGGAGCAGGAAGAGGAACGCCACCCACACCCCCAGGGGGATGACCAGCTCCTTCAGCAGGTAGCGCGCGAGCAGCTTCACGGCGTCGTGCCAGGCGCCCGTAGCCCCTTGGCGCCGATGTCCCGGCGGAAGTGCATGCCCTCGAAGCGGATGCGGTCGATGGCGGCGTACGCCTTGGAGCGGGCCTCCGCCAGGTCCGCGCCACGCGCGCACGCGGTGAGCACCCGGCCACCGGCAGTGAGCCACGCACCGCCCTTGTCCTCCACGCCCGCGACGAACACGGGCGCATCGGCCGGGACGGAGTCGACGCCCTGGATGCGGTCACCCTTCCTCGGCGCCTCCGGGTAGCCATGGGCGGCGAGCACCACGCCCACCGAGGCCCCCGGGTGCACGGCGAGCGGGCGGGACTCCAGCCGGCCGCGCGCGCACGCATCCAGCAGCGGCAGCACGTCTTCCGCCAGCTGCATCATCAACACCTGCGTCTCGGGGTCTCCGAAACGCGCGTTGAACTCGAGCACCCTGGGTCCGTTGCGCGTCAGCATCAGCCCCGCATACAGCGCACCCCGGAAGGGGATTCCCCGCCGCCGCAGCGTCGCCAGTGTCGGGGCAATCACCTGCTCGCCCACCTCGGACAGCTGGGCGGAAGACAGGAAGGGCGCCGGGGCATACGCGCCCATGCCGCCGGTGTTGGGGCCCGTATCGCCCTCCCCCACCCGCTTGTGATCCTGCGCCGGAGGGAGCAGCACATAGCGCTCACCGTCGCACAGGGCGATGACGGAGACCTCCTCGCCCTCGAGCAACTCCTCCAGCACCATGCGCTGGCCCGCCGCGCCCATGAGGCCCACCGCGCGCACCGCCTCGCGAGCGGCCTGGACGTCCTGCGCCACGATGACGCCCTTGCCCGCGGCCAGTCCGTCCGCCTTCACGACGATGCGGCCCTGGGCCATGGCGTAGGCCTCGGCGTCGGCCACGTTGTCGAACACCTGGAAGGCCGCCGTGGGCACGCCCGCCTCGGCCATGATCTCCTTGGCGAAGGCCTTGGAGCCCTCGATGAGCGCGGCCCCGGCCACCGGACCGAAGCAGGGGATGCCCGCTGCGGCGAGCGCATCCGCAACGCCCGCCACCAGCGGAGCCTCGGGGCCCACCACCACCAGGTCCACCTTCTCCCTCCGGGCGACCGCCACCACCGCGTCGGGAGCGTCCGCCTGCACCGGAACGTTGGTGCCCACGCGGGCGGTCCCCGGATTGCCCGGACCGATCAGCAGCTTCGTCAGCAGCGGACTCTGGGACAGCTTCCAGGCGAGCGCGTGCTCTCGCGCGCCGGAGCCGAGGAGAAGGACCTTCACGTCAACCTCGTTTTTCGAGCTGGTAGAGGACGCGCTTGGCGGGCAGGTACGACGGATCGAGCCCCAGCAGCCGCACCAGCCGGGCGCGCACGTCATTCCGGCTGGTGGCCGCCTCCAGCTCGGCGAGCTTCACCGCGGCGGCATACAGCTTCGGGGAGAGCGTCACCGCCTCGCGCAACGAACGCTTGGCCGGCTCCACCTGCTTGGACTCGATCATCACCAGTCCCTGCACGAGGTGGGCGATGGCCACCTGGCGGCCACCGGCCACGGCGTGAGCCGCGTGGTTCTTCGCCGCCTTCATGTCCTTGCGCTCCATGGCGATGAGGGTGCGGTAGGCGAACGAGGGCGCGTTGTTGGAGTCCACCTCGGCCACCTTCTTGAGCATCTTCTCCGCCGCGGCGTTGTCGCCTTGGTGGAAGCGCAGCAGGCCCTCGTAGAGGTGGGGCAGCAGGTCGTCGTCTCCCCGGGCGATGGCCACGATGGAGCCCTCGAGCCCCTCGAGCAGATCCTCCGAGCGCATGTAGAAGGTCGTGAGGACGGGCCGCGGAGCGAGCCGCAGCGGATCCGCCTGGAGCACCTGGGCGAGCACGCGGAAGGCCTCGTCCCGGCGCCCGTCCTGGGCGGCGGCCACTCCGGCCAGCAGCATCGCGTCCGC
This is a stretch of genomic DNA from Archangium violaceum. It encodes these proteins:
- the purD gene encoding phosphoribosylamine--glycine ligase; this translates as MKVLLLGSGAREHALAWKLSQSPLLTKLLIGPGNPGTARVGTNVPVQADAPDAVVAVARREKVDLVVVGPEAPLVAGVADALAAAGIPCFGPVAGAALIEGSKAFAKEIMAEAGVPTAAFQVFDNVADAEAYAMAQGRIVVKADGLAAGKGVIVAQDVQAAREAVRAVGLMGAAGQRMVLEELLEGEEVSVIALCDGERYVLLPPAQDHKRVGEGDTGPNTGGMGAYAPAPFLSSAQLSEVGEQVIAPTLATLRRRGIPFRGALYAGLMLTRNGPRVLEFNARFGDPETQVLMMQLAEDVLPLLDACARGRLESRPLAVHPGASVGVVLAAHGYPEAPRKGDRIQGVDSVPADAPVFVAGVEDKGGAWLTAGGRVLTACARGADLAEARSKAYAAIDRIRFEGMHFRRDIGAKGLRAPGTTP
- a CDS encoding helix-turn-helix domain-containing protein; the encoded protein is MDNEKNKLAGAGRLPLRFGDHMRRLRTARRLTQEMLAERSELSVDAIRRIERGSFSPSLETLSKLSAGLNVSLRTLFHNFERERPDHVAEICDFLSRRSGRELQLAWRVLQAMFEER
- a CDS encoding LptF/LptG family permease, whose amino-acid sequence is MKLLARYLLKELVIPLGVWVAFLFLLLFVMQFLRGTDVLLGSAVTLQDMGQLLLYLAPHFLMMALPIAFLLAILLGLGRLSEDRELTALQALGIGPVQLLAGPLAIGAVLAGLMLLLTSTAEPWGLTSVKGFVAEIIKKNVVGDVKSGVFYEDLSNLTLYAETVEGEERRWTNVLLYDDREPSSPLLMLAHNGQVNTNTSGQVLTLVLGDGEAHRANQTSSAYSVVTFQKGEIAVGVEGSMGRRNRFRSPKEELTPVELLQAADEAERTGGDARPFLMALHNRVGHALAPLSFALLGTPLAIGRRQGGRAWGYLFTLGGYVLFYLLMRLFEQMGQQGKLPVPLAGQLANILFCAAGVVAMYRVNRSGTVR
- a CDS encoding O-antigen ligase family protein, which encodes MNVRPEALERWLLVFLALWGVGCLFLEALSAVGLAGCALGALVVARRSGVTVRGALRAWAPLVAFLAWALLAPLLSGHPPRGTGVARLLDFVGIPVAAVALGALSEARRVRLAWVLGGVFLASCAVAGLQHFGVWPSPEAWAPLAWTRLPFDRVYEIVPGTEDRFMAGGLLFHRLKFSHIGGMAVAFALGVGLHLEGRRRAMALTVAVVGLVAVGLFPYARAASVALVAVMGLVVVLGLPRRVGLPACAAVLGLAGLALALNQPLRERFLNSTTEKGSGSRTALLETGLCAVRQHPITGVGAGRFQARLYATPDMPQQARDHVGKSHNQFVSMAAEAGVPGAILFVVLLGWLAWRFPLKRPEGLGALGALAFFCLLSLLHDPLFHVQASQALMLVLGAGLSGPPSRSTPS
- a CDS encoding LptF/LptG family permease — translated: MNRTLFRYVARTYLQFAVGILAAVVTVFLVVDFVDRARNYTGEGWVWNVTVLYANKALVSIQQVGPAALLLAAGASVSSLRKRGEVTAMRALTFGPGALYLPVALCVAVACVGLVAFDELVVVKAARRVEQITTEKFNRWGDWGLYHSPKQWFRRGDNIFYLREGSAREGFSNVAILTVTPDFRLARRLDAKTMSPMEGSRWKLSGVVERSFTKDGQSQVRQLDEAEFELGVTPDTFRIRPGRPEQMRLPVLREQIQARREVGLETGQFSLAFHNRFAYPLAGFPAALLAVGLALRPGRKGHLTVAIVEGLLVSVTMWGLMVVTRTLAISERMPPPVAAWLPVVLLVVAAVLLWMQGEGLLRRPGT